ACATTCATCTGTGAAATTGCTGGAGTTTGTCAGTAAGGAATTGGTAACAAAACAATTGTAAAATCATGTGACTAGGTGGAGTCAACACTTCTTAAAAGGAGATTGTCCCTAATGGTTATTGTTTAAGGATGTAACTATCGGGATGTACAATGGAAACTGAAAAAGGGGAATGTATCTAGATTTTTCGAAAGGCATTTGCTAATGTATTACCTCAGATGTCATAGAATATGAGAATGTTTTGAGATTTGTTAAGATAACAGGCAAAGAGCTGATCATTTTCAACTTGGGAAACTTTTACTAGTATAATGCTGCAAGGGTCAGTGAGGCCTCACTACTTACAACCTTTTTATGGTAGGTGAAGATATACAGCACATCAAAATTTGCTAACAATAACAAACTTAAGTGCGCAACACACCAATGGGATATTGGCCTGCTAAGTGAGTGGATCAATTGAATGCAACATGAGGAAATGTGAGATTAACTTTGAGAAAAACAGAAATATCTTTTGATGGTATGAAACTGTTAAATATTGTTTAAAGGGATTTGGGTGACCTTGAAAAACAAAGTTAAGTACAGCAGCCATTTGGAAAAGTAAATGGTATTTTAATTTATTGTACAGATGTTGAAGTACACGAGTAAAGAAGTCTCATTATTATATAGGACTTTGTACTTCCGGTGCCATTTCAATGTGCAGTTTTGGCCACCTTCCCTAAGAAAGGATATACATGCATTAAAGATGGTGCCACACAGGATCACTAGAATCCTTGTTTGAAGGTGTCCTGAGTGGAAAAATTGAATGGAATGCATCCATCTTCAATGAGGGTTGGTCTCATTGAACCATGTTTCAGCCAGAGGCTGGTTCCCCAAGCTGGAGAGTCTAGAATGAAGGTACATAATCTCGGCATAAGGTGTTGACTGTTTAGGACTGAGAAGAACAGAAACCTTTTCACTCAGGAGATTGTGCATCTTTGGAATGTTCTACCTCAAAGGACTGTGGAATTTCagacattaaatatattcaaggctaagatCAATAACAGATTCCTGGACACTAAAGGAATAAAGCGATGAacactttttgtcagtattcactttgacaaagggcaatgttagtgagaatacaggTACAgtctagattagatgggattgcagTTGACAGCggggaggttttagcaattttggatgATCTGAAAATCTGGGTCGGATTGGATTTAttctcggattctctgggaagctagggaggagattgcagagagtggtgggcctgtggaattcattgccacagagtgcagtggaagccgggacgctaaatgtcttcaaggccgagattgataggttcttgttgtctagaggaattaagggctacggggagaacgctggcaagtggagctgaaatgcgcatcagccatgattgaatggcggagtggactcgatgggccgaatggccttacttccactcctatgtcttatggtcttatgcagaGCCTTGGCTGTGACCTTTGTCGTCATTGTCAACagaagtagtgccagaagactggaggatagcaaatgttgttccattgtttaagggaagttgagacaaccctgataattataggccagtgaaccttacttaggttgtgggtaaggtgttggaaaaggttataagagatcagatttataatcatctagaaacaaataatttgattagagatggtcaaaaGAGGTCTTGTGAAGGGTAAGTCATACctaactaaccttattgagttcttcaagaaggaGACAAAACAGacggatgaaggtaaagcagttgatttggtatatatggacttcagtaaggtgtttgataaggctcTACACGTTTGGCTATTGCAAAAAATAAGGAGTTTTGAGATTAAAGGTgaattggatcagaaattggctagctgaaagatgacagagggaaatgttcatctttgagctcagttaccagtggtgtgctgcaagaatctgtTATGGGGCCACCgctgttttgtcatttttatatgggttagtaaatttgcagataacactaaggtaggcagagttgtggatagtccCGAAGGATgatgtgggttacagagggacatagataagatacaAAGCTTAgtggagaagtggcaaatggaggttaatgctgaaaagtgtgaggcaattcacttcggaagaaatgacaggaatgcagaatactgggctaatggtaaaattcttggcagtgtagatgaacaaagCAATCTCTGTgttccaggtgcataaatccctgaaagttgccacccagattgatagggttgttaagaaggcatatggtgtgttggcgtttattagTAGGGGGATTgtgtttcagagccacgaggtcatgcttcagctctacaagacactggtaaggccacacctggaatattgtgtacagttctggtcaccgcattataggaaggatgtagaagttttggaaagggttcagaggagatttactaggatgctgcctggtatggaaggaaggttttACGATAAAAGGCTGAGCGAGCTGAGGctattttctttggagaaaagaagggtgagaggtgacttaatggagacgtataagataatcagagggttagatagggtggacagagagagccttttacctcggatggtgaaggctaacataagtggacatagctttaaattgaaggatgatagatttaggacagatatcaaggttagtttctttactcggagtagcagggatgtggaatggtttgcctgcaacagtagtagactcgctgacgttacaggcatttaaatgggcattggacatgcatatggataagaatggaacagtgtaggtcagGTGGGTATCAGATTAATTTCATAGGTTGGTGCaatatcaagggccgaagggcctatactgtgctgtaacattctatgttctatgaatcttGAAAATTAGccttgattttattgaatggcagtgaaGGATTAAGAAGTCATGTAGACTAATCCTATCATTCACTCTTATATTGTGTACTTGCCACCCAGGTCAGAAGCAGTTTAATTCTACATACCGATTGCGTTTATCCCATTTTAAATTATTGCAAAATGTGTTCTTTGAAACTCCATGACACTGCTTCAAATACATCAAAACAATTTTCATCTGTTTACCAAAATATGCAACATGGCTAAGTTTGTGGAAAATTCTGACAATAAAACTATTTTCTGTACAGAAAGTCAATCCAGTGGGACTTCACTAGATGTACTACTCGCACTGCTACAAACAGAAGGAGCAAAAATTGAAGAGGAAACAGAGGTAAATTATCTCCTGATCCAAGTATTTAATTAAAAAATTAGGGTGTTTGTTCAATGAGTAACTGCACCACAAGTTATGTCACTGAAGAAGGTGGAAACATTGAGGAAGTCCCAAGCTGAATCTATTGTTTACTGATTTAATTAAGCCCAGAACTTGGGTTTGGTTTCCCTGGGCTATGAAAGAGGAACATATTCACACTGGCTTCCCACTCCTGTTCATAATCCGACAAATCTATGTGGAGCGGTGAGCTGTTGGCTGAGAGTAGGCTTGTGTTAATCTATGATTTTCCCCTTAGTCTCATGAGCTGTTAACATTTTAATCTGAATTTCAGGTTTTTGCAGTTTATTTATTCGGTTTGGAAATTTGTGTGGAAGAAAACTGACACCGATTACTAGACAAAACTAGTTTCTTCTTCAATTGTACCATTATTTCCACTTACAAATGGATTATTTGTTACTGTGCTCTCTTTTAAACAAAGGTGTCTAAGAGTGTTAATTTTTACGAGATTAACAAATGGCTGTTTAGATTTTGTTTTAGTATCCATTCCCAATTCAgcatttctaaaggaggcagagACCAAGTCTATCGTGTCTACTACATCAGCAACATAACTGACCTATTTCATTGCAGTCATTGAGAAAATATATTGTTGCACGGCAAGAAACAAGCTTCTTACTAGGAAGTCATACTGAATTAGAGACAGACCCTTATTCTGTTTGTTTGAAAATTTCCatattcaaacaaaatagaacaTCTTTAATTACAAAACAAGTAATGTGCATATGGGCAGCAACTGGTGAGCACATAGTTGAGTGTTAAATGCTTGTTAATTGATACATTAAAGTCTAAGTGTTGAAGCATCTATTTGGTACAGATTTTCAATGATAAATTAGTGATTTCAAATCCAGTTGTTAAACCATAATGAATCTGTTCTACATGTAAAGATTAGTTGTGCCTGTTCATATGAATGTTATGTATTGTAGATGCGTGATAAGATGTGTGAATCACTGTTTTGATTTTCTCCTTGGTTGCAAAATGTAGACATTTTGAGAAAGCTCTTGATGGTTTTAATCTCTCATTTTCAGATCATGGCGCAGGAGTTTCTGGATGGCGAGGTGCCATTGGACATTTTCATTGAGCATTATCAGAATAGAAGGAAACTGGCTCATCAACGGCGGGTAAAAATTGAGAAGTTGCAGGAGATTGTCTTAAAAGGACCAGGGTTAAATCAAGCACGGTTACCACAGCTACCGAATGAGCCAGTACAGACAAATCAGAACTCTAACTCCATGGAATCAAACACTCCCCCTGTTATGCCTAGGAGGGTTCCACCACCCCCACCTGTTCAAACTGGTGCCTTTCCCACTCCATTTACAAGTGCGGCCCTGGGAGCAGAATCAGTACCTCCTTATCCAGTATCTGCTGCTTTCCCTCCTATCCCACCAAGATCCGGAAACAGTGCTCCAATTTCCACATCTCAATTAGGTTATCCACTACAGTACAGGCCACCTTGTCCTCCACCAGTCGCTCAGAAAGCTGGACAGCGTCCTCCTCAACCAGGTTTTATTTTGCAGTAATTTTACAAAATTGGGTCCGTTGCACTTTTTGTGTAGGTGCTTTTAATTCTGCTGAAGTGTTTAGTGTCTCTCAAAGCATACGTGACCTATATTTCTATGATAGGGAACTACATCTTTTGTGTTAGGAGACTGCAAATGATAAGTTTCCTTCCACATGGCATCTTTCATAAGAATTTCAAAAAATTATGTATAGCAACAAAGTTCTATTTTGTGGCAAACACTTTTTTTGGATAAAATGTTCAAAGACGTAATGGGGCCTTTACCCCACTGTTTCAATTTTATAACTCTTTTTGAATCTGTTGCACTTTTTGGATAGAGACCATTAGTTGAAATTCATTAGATTCAACTGATGCAAACATTTACATTTAAACAAAATACAAGTACTTACATAGGAAGTGAATTAAAATTTAAGATCAGCCCAGTAGCAGCCGATTTCTGGAAATTTTAGAGCTAAGTTGATTTGTTCCTGAAAATTTATATTTTTCAGCTTTTATATACTGTAATTCTCCATAGACTGATCTTGGCAGGTCTTGGTATGCTAGCTATTTTGGTTCCTATAGAAAGGGTGGGGTGAGGACACCGAAGATTTGTGTCTATATGATTGGGTATCGCTTTTTTTCCAACTTTCTGTTGAATCTGAACTGTTTTTGAAAGGGGGGGAGGTTTGCTCATCTCCATTATTTCATATGAATAGAGTAAATTGGTTGAATATtgattatttttcacttcaatgTCATGCTAAAGTTTCTTAACTAGATCAGTTAACCAGGATTGGCCAGAAAGCTGAAATATTGGCTTGTCTTATTATTACATGTACCAGCCACTTTAAATCTTTACAAACCTGTGACTATACAGTGCATAGTTCTCTTTAGCCACTTGTGACTTCTGGCTTTAATTATAAAGCTTGATTAAAAACTTGTCTTCGCACCAAGATGAAAAGGAATGTATCACGTCAACTGTCTGTTGTATGCCCTGCCTTTTTGAAGTCAATGTATCTGAATGTCAGACTTACCACAAGTTTCTGCCTCTCTTCGAAACATTATAATCTACAACTAACTATCCTCCTCAAGTTTTTCTATTGAGAGTTACAGGAGCTAGATTCTATTTTAAGTGGTTACCCTGTAATGAAATTCACTTAAAATTGTGCAAGTATATTGagtaaaaaaaattaaaggaAGAGTGTCAGATGACCATTTCACCAGATGAATTAGGAAAACTGTATTACTTCAGATTTCTTCTAAATCCGTAAGCTGCATTGCACAGTTGTCTCTTTTATctgatcaatgattcatattaaGCAGTTCCATTCAGGGTTTAAAAGCAAATGGGCTACTTCATTTATTAGCAGAGTCATGACTCAAGGTATCATATGGCTGAATATTGAGTCTGAACATATGTTTGTAAATGTGCCTTAGCAATATTTGTCATAAGGGACCGTGGGAAATGTTTTACTTCGTAAACTTGTGATGCTCATGTGAGCAGTACTTT
The window above is part of the Chiloscyllium punctatum isolate Juve2018m chromosome 17, sChiPun1.3, whole genome shotgun sequence genome. Proteins encoded here:
- the vps37ba gene encoding VPS37B subunit of ESCRT-I a; its protein translation is MSLPDLSSLSLQELNELLEDEEKLNKMAEGMEEVRNIQPNKDMSLASNRSLAEQNLEYHPKLDSLKIQLTRKYQELQTLFEAYQMRKSKLESQSSGTSLDVLLALLQTEGAKIEEETEIMAQEFLDGEVPLDIFIEHYQNRRKLAHQRRVKIEKLQEIVLKGPGLNQARLPQLPNEPVQTNQNSNSMESNTPPVMPRRVPPPPPVQTGAFPTPFTSAALGAESVPPYPVSAAFPPIPPRSGNSAPISTSQLGYPLQYRPPCPPPVAQKAGQRPPQPGFILQ